One Loxodonta africana isolate mLoxAfr1 chromosome 15, mLoxAfr1.hap2, whole genome shotgun sequence genomic window carries:
- the BCL2L11 gene encoding bcl-2-like protein 11 isoform X12, translating into MAKQPSDVSSECDREGGQLQPAERPPQPPQLRPGAPTSLLTEPQGNPDGEGDRCPQGSPQGPQAPPASPGPFATRSPLFIFVRRSSLLSRSSSGYFSFDTDRSPAPMSCDKSTQTPSPPCQAINHYLSAMGFFE; encoded by the coding sequence atggcAAAGCAACCTTCAGATGTAAGTTCTGAGTGTGACAGAGAAGGTGGACAGTTACAGCCTGCGGAGAGGCCCCCGCAGCCTCCTCAGCTCAGGCCTGGGGCCCCTACCTCTCTGCTCACGGAGCCTCAAGGTAATCCTGACGGTGAAGGGGACCGCTGCCCCCAGGGCAGCCCACAGGGCCCGCAGGCCCCACCAGCCAGCCCCGGCCCTTTTGCTACCAGATCCCCGCTTTTCATCTTTGTGAGAAGATCCTCCCTGCTGTCTCGATCCTCCAGCGGGTATTTCTCTTTTGACACAGACAGGAGCCCAGCACCCATGAGTTGTGACAAATCAACACAAACCCCAAGTCCTCCTTGCCAGGCCATCAACCATTACCTCAGTGCAATGG
- the BCL2L11 gene encoding bcl-2-like protein 11 isoform X11, with product MAKQPSDVSSECDREGGQLQPAERPPQPPQLRPGAPTSLLTEPQGNPDGEGDRCPQGSPQGPQAPPASPGPFATRSPLFIFVRRSSLLSRSSSGYFSFDTDRSPAPMSCDKSTQTPSPPCQAINHYLSAMAAVFKALS from the coding sequence atggcAAAGCAACCTTCAGATGTAAGTTCTGAGTGTGACAGAGAAGGTGGACAGTTACAGCCTGCGGAGAGGCCCCCGCAGCCTCCTCAGCTCAGGCCTGGGGCCCCTACCTCTCTGCTCACGGAGCCTCAAGGTAATCCTGACGGTGAAGGGGACCGCTGCCCCCAGGGCAGCCCACAGGGCCCGCAGGCCCCACCAGCCAGCCCCGGCCCTTTTGCTACCAGATCCCCGCTTTTCATCTTTGTGAGAAGATCCTCCCTGCTGTCTCGATCCTCCAGCGGGTATTTCTCTTTTGACACAGACAGGAGCCCAGCACCCATGAGTTGTGACAAATCAACACAAACCCCAAGTCCTCCTTGCCAGGCCATCAACCATTACCTCAGTGCAATGG
- the BCL2L11 gene encoding bcl-2-like protein 11 isoform X10, with protein sequence MAKQPSDVSSECDREGGQLQPAERPPQPPQLRPGAPTSLLTEPQGNPDGEGDRCPQGSPQGPQAPPASPGPFATRSPLFIFVRRSSLLSRSSSGYFSFDTDRSPAPMSCDKSTQTPSPPCQAINHYLSAMVPHCQGTPPHHC encoded by the exons atggcAAAGCAACCTTCAGATGTAAGTTCTGAGTGTGACAGAGAAGGTGGACAGTTACAGCCTGCGGAGAGGCCCCCGCAGCCTCCTCAGCTCAGGCCTGGGGCCCCTACCTCTCTGCTCACGGAGCCTCAAGGTAATCCTGACGGTGAAGGGGACCGCTGCCCCCAGGGCAGCCCACAGGGCCCGCAGGCCCCACCAGCCAGCCCCGGCCCTTTTGCTACCAGATCCCCGCTTTTCATCTTTGTGAGAAGATCCTCCCTGCTGTCTCGATCCTCCAGCGGGTATTTCTCTTTTGACACAGACAGGAGCCCAGCACCCATGAGTTGTGACAAATCAACACAAACCCCAAGTCCTCCTTGCCAGGCCATCAACCATTACCTCAGTGCAATGG ttCCTCACTGTCAGGGCACTCCACCGCACCATTGCTGA